The window ACCGGTGCCGATCAGCTTCCCACGGGTCATCGGCATCCGGGTGACCAATGCCCTGCGCCCGGGTGTCACGGCCACTGACCTGTCGCTGCATGTAGCCGAGATCCTGCGCCAGCGTTCGGTGGTCGGCAAGTTCGTCGAGTTCACCGGCCCAGGTTTGTCCACGCTGAGCTGGGCTGCCCGCGGCACCGTGTCGAACATGGCGCCCGAGTACGGTGCCACCGTGGTGTTCTTCCCGTTCGACAACGAAACCCTGTCCTACCTGGAGCTCAGCGGTCGTTCGCCAGCGCTATATCGCAAGGTTGTCAGCTACATGAGCGCCCAGCCGTTGTGGCGGCGTGACGACCTGGCCGAGCCGCAATTCGACGAACTGATCGAGCTCGACCTGGCCAGTATCGAGATCAGCGTCGCCGGCCCGCACCAGCCGCATCAACGGCAGAAACTTTCGAACGCCGCCGCCTCGTTCCGGCAGGAAGTGATGGGGGACGGCAAGCTGATCAACGCGCCTGCCGAGCAGCGCTTCCTCGAACCGTCCTTCGGCGAGCCCATCACCCATGGCGCGGTGGTGATCAGTGCGATCACCAGTTGTACCAACACCGCCAATCCGGCGCAGATGATCCAGGCCGGCCTGCTGGCCCGCAAGGCGCGCCAGTTGGGTATCAACCGCAAGCCCTGGGTGAAGACCTCGCTGTCGCCCGGCTCGCGGGTGGTCGCCGACTATCTGCAGGAAGCCAACCTGCTGGAAGATTTTTCCGCCCTGGGTTTCGATCTGGCCGGCTTTGGCTGCATGACCTGCATCGGCAATTCCGGTTCGCTCGAGGAGCACGTCGAGCTCTTTGCCGACCAGGGCCTCAAGGGTGTGGTGGTACTGTCCGGCAACCGCAACTTCGAAGGTCGGGTGAACCCCAAGGTCCCCGCTGGTTACCTGGCCTCCCCGGCTCTGTGCGTGGCCTATGCCATCGCCGGTACCATCGATATCGATCTCGAATCCCAAGCCCTGGCCGTGGGCCGTGACGGCAGCCTGGTGTACTTGCGCGATCTGATGCCGTCGGATGCGGAGATTGCCGCCGAGGCCGCAAGAGTGGTCAAGCCGGCGTTTTTCCAGCAGCGCCTGGCCAAAGTCTGGGAGGGGACCCACCATTGGCAGTCGCTGTCGGCCGAGGGCAGCGTACAGTTCCCCTGGAGTCCGAACTCGACCTACCTGCGTCGTCCGCAGTACCTGGCGGACATTCCCGCCGAACCGAAGACCAGCCTGGCCATCAGTGCTGCGCGCACGCTGATGGTGCTGGGTGACAACGTCACCACCGACCATATCTCGCCGGCCTATTCCATCCCCGCCGACAGCCTGGCCGGGCAATGGCTGCTGGCGCATGGCGAAGATCCGCGTGATCTCAACCAGTACTCGACTCGCCGCAGCAACCACGAAGTGATGTTGCGAGGGGCTTTCACCAACAAGGCGGTCAAGAACCGCCTGCTCGGTGACCAGCAGCCCGGACCAGGTGCCTGGGCCTGGAATGCCGATCACAGCGAATGCCTGCCGCTCTACGAGGCGGCCCGCAGCTACGCGGCGCAGCACACGCCGATGGTGGTGTTCGCCGGGATCAACTATGGCGCCGGC of the Pseudomonas vanderleydeniana genome contains:
- the acnA gene encoding aconitate hydratase AcnA; this encodes MTETARDLINHLTVDNELFAYVDLSRMLSPAQLSRLPYSIRILLENVARCSPESLPSVLARATGQGPDCEVPFQPNRLMFHDTTCLPALADFAGMRDVVAELGGDPQAMNPLIPAVLTIDHSVIVERYAEADAVEKNLDIDFRRNSERYRFIKWAQKSLDNFGVIPPGTGIIHQMNMEALAQVVWESRTEDGQRLLHPDDMVATDSHTPMINAIGVLGWGVGGLEGQAAMVGEPVPISFPRVIGIRVTNALRPGVTATDLSLHVAEILRQRSVVGKFVEFTGPGLSTLSWAARGTVSNMAPEYGATVVFFPFDNETLSYLELSGRSPALYRKVVSYMSAQPLWRRDDLAEPQFDELIELDLASIEISVAGPHQPHQRQKLSNAAASFRQEVMGDGKLINAPAEQRFLEPSFGEPITHGAVVISAITSCTNTANPAQMIQAGLLARKARQLGINRKPWVKTSLSPGSRVVADYLQEANLLEDFSALGFDLAGFGCMTCIGNSGSLEEHVELFADQGLKGVVVLSGNRNFEGRVNPKVPAGYLASPALCVAYAIAGTIDIDLESQALAVGRDGSLVYLRDLMPSDAEIAAEAARVVKPAFFQQRLAKVWEGTHHWQSLSAEGSVQFPWSPNSTYLRRPQYLADIPAEPKTSLAISAARTLMVLGDNVTTDHISPAYSIPADSLAGQWLLAHGEDPRDLNQYSTRRSNHEVMLRGAFTNKAVKNRLLGDQQPGPGAWAWNADHSECLPLYEAARSYAAQHTPMVVFAGINYGAGSSRDWAAKAQALLGVKAVVAQSIERIHRSNLIGMGVIPLQFRAGQSVDDLQLQGDERFDFLGLDDLDVGDNRVDMLIHRANGTTRQVELGVRIDSTQEVRYLVNGGVLPFVIRKVVKRTRQRV